The following proteins are encoded in a genomic region of Kosakonia oryzae:
- a CDS encoding multidrug efflux RND transporter permease subunit — translation MNLTRLFIFRPVATLLITLAILLLGSLGYRLLPVAPLPQVDFPTIMVSASLAGASPETMAATVATPLERSLGQIAGITEMTSSSSQGSASIVLQFDLDRDINGAARDVQAAINAARSLLPSSMESLPTYRKANPSDAPIVMLALTSATRSPGELYDLAESKIEQAIGQVKGVGEVSLMGSALPAVRIDLQPQRLTQYGISLDTVRKAVANSTTNLPKGMLQGDTQSWVVDGNGQLDKAAQYRSLIITYQNGKALRLSDVANVYDSIEDKYQAGFLNGSPSVMLGIKRQAGANMLETIDAVKAQLPQLEKDLPADTQLKVVVDRSGTVRESLYDTEETLLIAVLLVIAVVFVFLRNAQAVLIPALALPVSLIGTCAVMYLLGYSLDNLSLMALIISTGFVVDDAIVVLENIARHIEEGLSPLRAALRGAREVSFTVLSMTVSLVAVFIPILLMGGIIGRLFREFAVTLSVALLISMFVSLSLTPMLCSRLLKAKPAVGERRHPLYRWIENQLNRLLTAYSRRLTWVMAHQKVVMLSLLLTVILNVFLYSVVQKGFFPDQDTGLLMGAVRADQNISFQAMEPKVQMFTKQIEADPAVDSVMSSMGSGMFGSRNSANFFVRLKDFSQRDATATEIANRLSRQTSHVPGAQMFLMAAQDLHIGGRSANASYQYSLQADDLDLLREWTPKVQAALAAIPQLNSVDSDSQTGGQEVVLQIDRDRASRLGVNVSMLDTLLNNAFSQRQIATLYHTLNQYHVVMTLADNYTRDPAILQELFVINDDGDRVPLAAFVSIVSGNAPLSVAHQGQSATSTVAFNLNDGVSLEQAQSLIKTAMAKIGLPASIQAGFQGTAKAYEELAATMPWLIVAALAAIYIVLGMLYESYIHPLTILSTLPSAGVGALLLLLLSNTQLTVIALIGIILLIGIVKKNAIMMIDFALDAERRLGMTPQQAIVQACLMRFRPIMMTTLAAFFGALPLALGSGGDADLRSPLGLAIAGGLALSQLLTLFTTPVVYLWLDTLSRATRRQWRRLRHAGS, via the coding sequence ATGAACCTGACGCGTCTGTTTATCTTCCGCCCGGTCGCCACGCTGCTGATCACGTTGGCTATCCTGCTGCTGGGGAGCCTCGGATACCGGCTGTTACCGGTCGCGCCGCTGCCGCAGGTCGATTTCCCGACCATTATGGTCAGCGCCAGCCTCGCCGGTGCCAGCCCGGAAACCATGGCGGCCACCGTTGCCACGCCGCTGGAGCGATCGCTTGGGCAGATCGCCGGTATTACTGAGATGACCTCCAGTAGCTCGCAGGGATCGGCGAGCATTGTTTTGCAGTTCGATCTCGACCGCGACATCAACGGTGCCGCCCGTGACGTGCAGGCGGCAATTAATGCCGCGCGTAGCCTGCTGCCGAGCAGCATGGAATCCTTACCAACGTACCGCAAAGCCAACCCGTCTGATGCGCCGATCGTGATGCTGGCGCTCACCTCCGCGACGCGCTCGCCGGGCGAACTCTACGATCTGGCGGAAAGCAAAATTGAGCAGGCTATCGGGCAGGTGAAAGGCGTTGGGGAAGTGTCTTTGATGGGCAGCGCCTTGCCCGCGGTGCGCATCGATCTGCAACCGCAGCGTCTGACGCAGTACGGTATTTCGCTCGACACCGTGCGCAAGGCTGTCGCCAACAGTACCACCAATCTGCCGAAAGGCATGTTGCAGGGCGATACGCAATCCTGGGTGGTAGATGGCAACGGCCAGCTCGACAAAGCCGCGCAGTACCGCTCGCTGATCATTACCTATCAGAATGGCAAAGCGCTGCGCCTGAGCGATGTCGCCAACGTCTATGACTCGATCGAAGATAAATACCAGGCCGGTTTCCTCAACGGCAGCCCGTCGGTGATGCTGGGCATCAAGCGCCAGGCGGGCGCGAATATGCTGGAGACCATCGATGCGGTGAAAGCGCAGCTCCCGCAGCTTGAGAAAGATCTGCCCGCAGATACGCAGCTCAAAGTGGTGGTCGACCGTTCAGGTACGGTGCGCGAATCGCTGTATGACACCGAAGAGACATTGCTGATCGCCGTGCTGCTGGTGATCGCGGTGGTGTTTGTGTTCCTGCGCAATGCGCAGGCGGTGCTGATCCCGGCGTTGGCGCTGCCGGTATCGCTGATTGGCACCTGCGCGGTGATGTATCTGCTCGGTTACAGCCTCGATAATCTTTCATTGATGGCGCTGATTATCTCCACCGGCTTTGTGGTTGATGACGCGATCGTGGTGCTGGAGAACATTGCCCGCCATATCGAAGAGGGGCTTAGCCCGTTACGTGCGGCCCTGCGCGGCGCGCGTGAGGTCAGTTTCACTGTATTGTCGATGACCGTTTCGCTGGTGGCGGTGTTTATCCCTATCCTGCTGATGGGCGGCATTATCGGCAGGCTGTTCCGCGAATTCGCCGTAACGCTCAGCGTGGCGCTGCTGATTTCGATGTTCGTCTCCCTGAGCCTGACGCCGATGTTGTGCTCGCGGCTGCTGAAAGCCAAACCCGCCGTTGGTGAACGCCGTCATCCGCTGTACCGCTGGATTGAAAATCAGCTTAACCGCCTGCTGACGGCCTACTCGCGGCGGCTGACGTGGGTGATGGCGCATCAGAAAGTGGTGATGTTAAGCCTGCTGCTCACCGTCATACTCAACGTCTTTCTCTACAGCGTGGTGCAGAAAGGTTTCTTCCCCGATCAGGACACCGGGCTGCTGATGGGCGCGGTGCGTGCCGATCAGAATATCTCCTTCCAGGCGATGGAGCCGAAAGTGCAGATGTTCACCAAACAGATCGAGGCCGATCCGGCGGTGGACAGCGTGATGTCATCGATGGGCAGCGGCATGTTCGGCTCACGCAACAGCGCCAACTTCTTTGTCCGGCTGAAGGATTTTAGCCAGCGCGACGCCACCGCGACTGAAATCGCCAACCGGCTGAGCCGGCAAACCAGCCACGTGCCCGGTGCGCAAATGTTTCTGATGGCGGCGCAGGATCTGCACATTGGCGGGCGCAGCGCCAACGCCAGTTATCAATACAGCCTGCAAGCTGACGATCTTGATTTGCTGCGCGAGTGGACGCCAAAAGTGCAGGCGGCACTGGCGGCGATCCCGCAACTGAACAGCGTGGATTCCGACTCGCAAACCGGCGGCCAGGAAGTGGTGTTGCAGATCGACCGCGATCGCGCCAGCCGCCTCGGGGTTAACGTCAGCATGCTCGATACCCTGCTGAATAACGCGTTCAGCCAGCGGCAGATCGCCACCCTCTATCACACGCTGAACCAGTACCACGTGGTGATGACGCTCGCCGATAACTACACCCGCGATCCGGCGATATTGCAGGAACTGTTCGTGATTAATGACGATGGCGACCGCGTGCCGCTGGCGGCGTTTGTCTCGATTGTCAGCGGGAATGCGCCGCTGTCGGTGGCGCACCAGGGGCAGTCGGCGACCAGCACAGTGGCCTTTAACCTCAATGATGGCGTCTCACTGGAGCAGGCGCAGAGCCTGATTAAAACCGCGATGGCGAAAATCGGTCTGCCCGCGTCGATTCAGGCCGGGTTCCAGGGCACGGCGAAAGCTTATGAGGAACTGGCGGCCACGATGCCGTGGCTGATCGTCGCCGCGCTGGCGGCGATCTATATCGTGCTGGGCATGCTGTACGAGAGCTACATCCATCCGCTGACGATCCTCTCCACGCTGCCGTCGGCAGGCGTTGGCGCGCTGCTGCTGTTACTGCTCAGCAATACCCAACTGACGGTGATCGCCCTGATCGGCATCATCCTGCTGATTGGCATCGTCAAGAAGAACGCCATCATGATGATCGACTTCGCGCTGGACGCCGAAAGGCGGCTGGGGATGACACCGCAGCAGGCGATCGTACAGGCCTGCCTGATGCGCTTTCGCCCGATCATGATGACCACCCTTGCCGCCTTTTTTGGTGCCTTGCCGCTGGCGCTGGGCAGCGGCGGCGATGCCGATTTACGCAGCCCGCTGGGGCTGGCGATTGCCGGTGGTCTGGCGCTCAGCCAGCTACTGACGCTGTTTACGACGCCGGTGGTTTACCTCTGGCTCGATACGCTTAGCCGCGCGACCCGCCGTCAGTGGCGTCGTCTGCGCCATGCAGGATCCTGA
- a CDS encoding efflux transporter outer membrane subunit, translating into MSLRLTPVILLLLGGCTVGPDYQRPSMALPVHYKEARGWQQATPQDSASKGEWWAVYRDPQLDALLRQVSLSNQNVASYAALYRQALALAAQSRAGLFPSVSYDASTTRSSSHSNGQRSTGNAHQAELSASWELDLWGKQRRTLEENRASAEASAAELANMTLSAQSELAQDYFELRVMDEKIALYQRSVAAYERYLTVINNKYQAGSESRGTLAQAQMQLESARSTAQDYQWQRAQLEHAIAILLGKAPADFSLPVAKLNATMPAIPQTLPAGLLQRRPDIAEAERNVAAANAAIGVAVAGYYPDLSLSASGGVSASAIQNLFSLPNRVWSLGPSLSGTLLDFGATSAQVDQARATYDSKVATYRQTVLEALQEVEDELVELNTLQGEIAAQQRASDAAQESARVTRNQYEAGMIDYLDVATTENSSLSEQQSLLALQSTQWVASVELIAALGGGWHASPSE; encoded by the coding sequence ATGTCGTTACGTCTGACTCCGGTCATCTTATTGCTGCTTGGCGGCTGTACCGTCGGCCCGGACTATCAGCGCCCGTCGATGGCGCTGCCGGTTCATTACAAAGAGGCGCGCGGCTGGCAGCAGGCGACGCCGCAGGATAGCGCAAGCAAAGGCGAGTGGTGGGCGGTGTACCGCGATCCGCAACTCGATGCGCTACTGCGCCAGGTGAGCCTCTCCAACCAGAACGTCGCCAGTTACGCCGCGCTGTACCGCCAGGCGTTAGCGCTGGCGGCGCAGTCGCGCGCCGGGCTATTTCCCTCCGTCAGTTATGACGCCAGTACCACCCGCAGCAGCAGCCATAGCAACGGGCAGCGCAGCACCGGCAATGCGCACCAGGCGGAACTCAGCGCCAGTTGGGAACTGGATCTATGGGGGAAACAGCGACGCACGCTGGAAGAGAACCGCGCCAGCGCCGAAGCCAGCGCGGCTGAGCTGGCAAACATGACGCTGAGCGCACAATCCGAACTGGCGCAGGACTATTTCGAACTGCGGGTGATGGACGAAAAAATCGCCCTCTACCAGCGCAGCGTTGCCGCTTATGAGCGCTATCTGACGGTTATCAACAATAAATATCAGGCTGGAAGCGAATCGCGCGGTACGCTGGCGCAGGCGCAAATGCAGCTCGAAAGCGCCCGCTCGACCGCGCAGGACTACCAGTGGCAACGCGCGCAACTGGAGCACGCCATCGCCATTCTGCTGGGCAAAGCGCCTGCCGATTTCAGCCTGCCGGTGGCAAAACTCAACGCCACCATGCCCGCTATTCCGCAAACCTTGCCCGCCGGGTTGCTACAGCGCCGACCGGACATTGCCGAGGCCGAGCGTAACGTCGCCGCGGCCAATGCGGCGATTGGCGTGGCGGTGGCCGGTTATTACCCGGATCTGAGCCTAAGCGCTAGCGGCGGCGTCAGCGCCTCCGCTATTCAGAACCTGTTCTCACTGCCGAACCGCGTCTGGTCGTTGGGGCCATCGCTGAGCGGGACGCTACTCGATTTCGGCGCGACGTCTGCACAAGTCGATCAGGCGCGCGCGACGTATGACAGCAAAGTCGCGACCTACCGGCAAACGGTGCTGGAGGCGTTGCAGGAAGTGGAAGACGAGCTGGTGGAACTCAATACCTTACAAGGAGAAATCGCCGCGCAGCAGCGCGCTTCCGATGCGGCGCAGGAATCCGCACGCGTGACCCGCAACCAGTATGAAGCCGGGATGATTGATTACCTCGACGTGGCCACTACCGAAAACAGCAGCCTGAGCGAGCAGCAGAGCCTGTTGGCGCTACAGAGCACGCAGTGGGTGGCGAGCGTCGAACTGATTGCCGCGCTCGGCGGCGGCTGGCATGCCAGCCCGTCCGAATAA